The sequence CACTTTTGACAGCTGGCATACCATTGATAGGATACAAGAGCAGCTCACCGTCATCGCCGAAGCCATTGGCGAAGAAGACAAAGGACAGGCATTGATTGAAGGAATGGAGCAGACGAAAGACAACATTGAGCAAGCTGAAGGCTCTCCTTCAATCATGGCCGTATCACAAGTTGGCTCGACAACCGGTCCGTACGTTCTAGGACCCTCCAGCATCGCCTATGATATCATCTCCCACGTCGGCGGCGTCTCTGCATCGGATGAGCTCGGTTATGATTCATCCTCTCCGATCAATATTGAACAAATGCTTGCAGTTGATCCAGACTATATTATCTTAGTCAATTGGGGAAATGTGAGTGATGAATTTAAAAACCTCATTGAGTCTCCCGGCTGGAAAACGTTGACTGCGGTCAAACAAAACCGTGTCATTGAAATGGATGCTAAGGACATCTCATCGCCAAATCCATTTGTCATGGATACTGTCAAATCACTCAGCCAACAACTGAAAGAACAGGAAGGATGACAAAAGTGCGGGGACTTTTACTCATGGGCTACGGAGGTCCTGTGAATCGAGCTGAACTAGAGACGTATTATACACATATTCACCAAGGTAAAAAACCGAGTGATGCGCAAGTAGAGGAGATTCGGCAAAAGTATGATGAGCTCGGCCGCTGTCATCCTCTGGCCGCAAATTCGCAACGGTTAGCAAAAGCCATAGAACAACAATGGAATGATGCATTTCAGGAAGAACTTCATGTGGAGGTTGCCTATAAACATAGTTTTCCCTTCATTGAAGATGCGATTCAACGCTTTGAGCATCAGGGCATTCAAGACCTTTGGACACTTGGATTAAATCCCCTTTCTTCAAAAACAGGGTTGGTCTGGTACCAAAAGCGCGTTCAGATGCTCAGTATAAAAGCAAGCATACAGATCAACGTACATCATATTGAGCATTGGTATCATCATCCGGCGGTCATTCACTGTATGGTCGATCGGTTACAAAGAGCTCTGCAATGGCTCGGAAACGACACTCATCCAGTGGTGATCTTCACAGCACATAGCCAGCCTGGTACAGCTGCAAACCACTCTCTATATGTCCAGCAACTGAACGAATGTGCAGCTTCTATAGGGCATCAAGCTGAATTATCGACATGGCGAACTGCGTATCGCAGTTTAATGACTGACCGATGGCTTGGTCCCGACTTTAAAGACGTGATGACAGAAGAAAAGGCGAACGGACACGAGGCGATCGTTGTGATGGACCTGCTCTCACTCATCGAAAATATGGAAGTCATGACCGACATTCACATAGAAGGGCAAGAACACGCGCGCGACATCGGCGTCAAAATTGTGCATACAGAATATATGAATGACAGCTACGACTTTGCACGTGCTTTATTTAAAGTCGTGCAATACCATATCTTAAATAAATAAAAAATTTACCCAACATGGAAGGTTGTCTCCACCTCACCCGCTAAGGTATACTAAGCATATAGATCACGTATACTAAAAAAAGACCGATCCGTGTTGTCGCACGAACCGGTCGATCCAATCGCTTGGCTCCCTACAATGGGTGATCGGCGTCTAAGAGGGAAATAAGCCCCGCCTCAAAAACCGGCTCAGGTTCTCAAAGGGGGCTTATTTCTTTTGGTGAAATGACAGTATGGCTACAACTAAAGTACTGAAACTGATCATTAAGAATAGTGTTTCGAATACTGTCATTGGCAATCACCCCCTTTCTTTAAGGGATGAAACGCCGATATTGCCCCTATTTTGAGTCCAACCGAACGATTGTACGTCTATCTTACCATGCTCTGCCATTCTTTGAAATCGCTATCATTTGTATCGCTTTGAAGCTTCGCAGTTTTCCTCGGTCACTGAGGTGTACTACACACTTCAGCTATAGCCAATCCTCTTTAAAATCAGCAATATATTGCTTAATATTTGTAGGATCTTTGCCCGTTATTTTTTTGTAATCATGCTTTACCCCTTTTGCTAGGCCAAGCTTTGTTGCCATATGAATACCAATGACAACATTGACAAACCCTTCATCTTCACCTTTTTTTCTCATATACGTTTTAAATTCCTTGACGGAAGGGTTTGTGTATTCAATTTTCACGCCCAGAATGTCAGTCATTATTTTTGCGACACTAAAAAATCAAGGGCTTCATTTCCAGTAATCACATACTTTTGGTTTTCATGCTCCCCTTCATGCACTAGCGACAAAGCAGAGATTTCAGCAAGGTCCCTAGTATCCACAAAACTTGTTTTTCCATAGCCTGCCGGAACAAAAATCCGACCCCTTTCCTTAATTTCCTGACAAAGAAAGTCACTTAAGTTTTGCATGAAATAACCTGCGCGTACAAATGTATAAGGAATCTTGTAACCTGTAATTAGCTTTTCCATTTTGTAATGGTGTATAAACGGCATGAATTGCACGTCTTTTAACGATAGATAGGTGATATGTTTAATGTCTTTATCCTTTGACTTTGCTAGGAATGTCTCAAATTGTAGCTTGTCACCAGGAGGGTACATTAAAAAAATGCGGTCAACCTTTTCAAGTGCCTCATCAAACGTACTTGGATCAGAAAAGTCAAGATGGACGTAATTGTATGATTGACCAAATTTAGCTTTTGCCCTTTCAACATTTCTCACCGCACATACCATAGGAATATCTTGATCCTTTAAATAGTAAGCCACTTGTAAGCCAACTTTACCAGTAAAACCCGTGACTAAAACCTTCAATACAATCCCCTCACAATATCAACTGTATTCAAAAAATGTGTTGCCACTACGACCTTGCTTTTCCCCTAATGAAACGCTGATGTTGGCGCTATTTTTCCCCCAACCGCACCGTTTTTTGTTCTACCATATTGCCTGCACCCATTCATTAATATTGTCTGCTGTATCAATCGCTAAACACAGGCTTTCATCGATGAACCAACTTCAACCTGGCCCTTGCTATCATTCTAACCACAGATCTTTATGTTTCACAATTCTAGCTCCTGCCTCAGCAAATATGTCTATAGATACTCGTCCCCACTGTACAGTCCGAATGAATTTAATATTTTTCGCAAATTTATCACAGACAACATGTTACGTCCCAAAGTCAAATGTACCTTTCAACAAAAAATCAAAAATCATCGTTGTAACTATCGCTTACTTCACTTATAATCGATATTGATAATCATTATCATTAATTGCGAATGGAGGTGTGTTATTGGATAAAGTGTCGACAAAGATGATTGAGTCGGCAGCGATTTACTACGCCGTTATCTTTCTTTTAATCGTCTCGATTCTTATATCAGCCGTTTATTCTGTCTCTATTGGTCAAGTGTCTATCCCTTTCCGGCAATCGATGGAGATTGTGCTGCACACGTTAACAAATGGTTGGCTAGGCTCGATGGATCTTGTCGAAAGCGACTCCTTTATGAATATCATTGCACAAATTAGAATGCCTCGAGTGATCTTTGCCCTTCTTATCGGCATGGGGCTTACATTATGTGGAGTGGTCATGCAAGCGGTCGTGCAAAACCCACTGGCAGATCCATATATTCTCGGGATTTCATCAGGAGCTTCTCTTGGGGCGACATTTGCGATCCTAGTCGGTATAGGCAGTGGAACTTTCCTGTCCCACATCGGCATCGCATCAGGTGCTTTCGCCGGCGCGATAATCACCTCAATTGCGGTGCTTGTCTTATCAAGCATCGGTGGAAAGGCTACTTCCGTAAAGCTCGTCCTTTCAGGGGTCGTGATTGGTGCTTTATGTGGCTCTTTTTCAAGTCTGATTATCTTCTTTGCCAACGATGCAGAAGGGATTAAGTCGGTTACGTTCTGGTCAATGGGGAGCCTCGCTTCGGCTGCCTGGAGCAAAGTGCCGATCATGACTGTTGTCATTTTGCTTGGGTGCTTCCTGTTTCTTTTCCAATATCGTGTGCTCAACACGATGCTGCTAGGTGATGAATCAGCCATTACCCTTGGAATTAATTTAAGT is a genomic window of Litoribacterium kuwaitense containing:
- a CDS encoding putative holin-like toxin encodes the protein MTVFETLFLMISFSTLVVAILSFHQKK
- a CDS encoding NmrA family NAD(P)-binding protein, with the protein product MKVLVTGFTGKVGLQVAYYLKDQDIPMVCAVRNVERAKAKFGQSYNYVHLDFSDPSTFDEALEKVDRIFLMYPPGDKLQFETFLAKSKDKDIKHITYLSLKDVQFMPFIHHYKMEKLITGYKIPYTFVRAGYFMQNLSDFLCQEIKERGRIFVPAGYGKTSFVDTRDLAEISALSLVHEGEHENQKYVITGNEALDFLVSQK
- a CDS encoding ABC transporter substrate-binding protein, with product MKVTSYTTILLCMIILLAACQSQAIQGKNEPQSASKNEQSDADKATDAQAIDDQWTPRTVTFGEQTITLEEKPDNIAALSLDTAQAVLALTEPGRVVVASQSIDNEALSHFVNEAEQIDGRVKGATRLDPEEVLAFNPDLILLTTTHGAESDALQFFQEANIPTLTFDSWHTIDRIQEQLTVIAEAIGEEDKGQALIEGMEQTKDNIEQAEGSPSIMAVSQVGSTTGPYVLGPSSIAYDIISHVGGVSASDELGYDSSSPINIEQMLAVDPDYIILVNWGNVSDEFKNLIESPGWKTLTAVKQNRVIEMDAKDISSPNPFVMDTVKSLSQQLKEQEG
- a CDS encoding FecCD family ABC transporter permease, whose translation is MIESAAIYYAVIFLLIVSILISAVYSVSIGQVSIPFRQSMEIVLHTLTNGWLGSMDLVESDSFMNIIAQIRMPRVIFALLIGMGLTLCGVVMQAVVQNPLADPYILGISSGASLGATFAILVGIGSGTFLSHIGIASGAFAGAIITSIAVLVLSSIGGKATSVKLVLSGVVIGALCGSFSSLIIFFANDAEGIKSVTFWSMGSLASAAWSKVPIMTVVILLGCFLFLFQYRVLNTMLLGDESAITLGINLSTFRKLYMIGAALITGTMVAFSGMIGFVGLIIPHICRGIFGSDHKRLMPGALLLGGLFLGGLFLIWADILSRIALNNVELPIGIITSVIGSPLFIYMIVKKGYNFGG
- the hemH gene encoding ferrochelatase codes for the protein MTKVRGLLLMGYGGPVNRAELETYYTHIHQGKKPSDAQVEEIRQKYDELGRCHPLAANSQRLAKAIEQQWNDAFQEELHVEVAYKHSFPFIEDAIQRFEHQGIQDLWTLGLNPLSSKTGLVWYQKRVQMLSIKASIQINVHHIEHWYHHPAVIHCMVDRLQRALQWLGNDTHPVVIFTAHSQPGTAANHSLYVQQLNECAASIGHQAELSTWRTAYRSLMTDRWLGPDFKDVMTEEKANGHEAIVVMDLLSLIENMEVMTDIHIEGQEHARDIGVKIVHTEYMNDSYDFARALFKVVQYHILNK